The Nitrospirota bacterium genome has a window encoding:
- a CDS encoding multiheme c-type cytochrome, with protein sequence MIKRKNILLFLTVLSFVLLAVGTSYAADYVGSEKCFKCHAAKYNDWKVSGHPYKIRKAEIAKFSPLPLPEGYSWDDISYVVGGYKWKARYMDKKGYIITSAGGKPGKNQYNMMVGKWGDYHPGEVKKYDCGRCHTTGYSKEGNQDGLEGIVGTWKAPGIQCEACHGPGSEHVVSADKTKIKVDKSAAFCGQCHIRGAKEKIPAKGGFIRHHEQYNELLASPHKGFDCVLCHDPHKKAEFSIRKDCALCHEKAGKDYAGSKMQKIGIKCTDCHMPKATKSAVAFGKYEADVKTHLFKINTDATTSMFTADGKFAKGFTTVEYSCLQCHKDRDKGWAAAKAKGVHSIGK encoded by the coding sequence ATGATTAAAAGAAAAAATATTCTTCTATTTCTGACGGTGTTGTCTTTTGTTTTACTGGCAGTGGGGACCTCCTATGCCGCTGATTATGTAGGTTCAGAGAAATGCTTCAAGTGCCATGCTGCAAAATACAATGACTGGAAGGTCTCTGGACATCCGTATAAGATCAGAAAGGCAGAAATAGCTAAATTTTCTCCTCTACCTCTTCCAGAGGGCTATTCATGGGATGATATATCCTATGTAGTCGGTGGTTATAAATGGAAAGCGAGATATATGGACAAAAAAGGCTATATCATAACATCTGCAGGTGGGAAGCCTGGCAAAAACCAGTATAACATGATGGTAGGAAAATGGGGAGATTATCACCCTGGAGAGGTGAAGAAATACGACTGTGGGAGGTGTCATACAACAGGTTATTCCAAAGAAGGCAATCAGGATGGACTTGAGGGTATAGTCGGGACATGGAAGGCGCCCGGAATACAGTGTGAGGCATGTCATGGACCTGGAAGCGAGCATGTGGTAAGTGCTGATAAGACAAAGATAAAGGTAGATAAATCAGCTGCATTCTGTGGTCAGTGCCATATCAGGGGTGCTAAGGAGAAGATACCTGCCAAGGGAGGTTTCATACGGCATCATGAACAGTATAATGAACTTCTGGCAAGTCCGCATAAGGGTTTCGACTGTGTCTTATGCCATGACCCCCATAAGAAGGCAGAGTTCTCTATAAGAAAAGACTGCGCCTTATGCCATGAAAAGGCAGGCAAGGATTATGCTGGAAGTAAGATGCAGAAGATTGGTATAAAATGCACAGATTGCCACATGCCGAAAGCAACAAAATCTGCTGTTGCCTTTGGAAAGTATGAAGCAGATGTGAAGACACACCTCTTTAAGATAAATACAGATGCAACTACATCCATGTTTACGGCTGATGGAAAGTTTGCCAAAGGCTTTACAACAGTAGAATATTCCTGTCTACAGTGCCATAAGGACAGGGATAAAGGTTGGGCAGCAGCAAAGGCAAAGGGGGTTCACAGCATAGGGAAATAA
- a CDS encoding response regulator transcription factor, with the protein MYKTKILIADDHALVREGISAILRLYDDVEVVAEASNGIEAIKKVKEFNPDVVLMDIAMPGLGGLEATLEIKKINPDIKILVLTQYDNKEYISRFLKAGVSGYLLKNAVGSELISAIRAVSRGEFYLFSSIASEVVSGYLNRQKEAVEDPYEKLTDREKQVLKLVAEGYTHKEIADMLDISVKTVIAHQTNISEKLDIHTRAGLIKFAIQKGIIKIET; encoded by the coding sequence ATGTATAAAACAAAGATACTCATTGCGGATGACCATGCACTGGTAAGAGAAGGCATTTCTGCGATCCTCAGGCTTTATGACGATGTGGAGGTTGTCGCAGAGGCGTCAAATGGGATAGAGGCTATTAAGAAGGTTAAAGAATTTAATCCTGATGTTGTTTTGATGGATATAGCAATGCCTGGGCTTGGAGGTTTAGAGGCAACTCTCGAGATCAAAAAGATAAATCCTGACATAAAGATACTTGTCCTTACCCAGTATGATAATAAAGAATACATATCACGATTTCTTAAGGCTGGTGTTTCAGGATATCTACTCAAAAATGCTGTTGGAAGTGAACTGATCTCTGCTATAAGGGCGGTCAGCCGTGGAGAATTTTATCTCTTTTCTTCAATTGCATCCGAAGTAGTATCAGGTTATCTGAACAGGCAGAAAGAGGCAGTAGAAGACCCTTACGAAAAACTTACAGATAGAGAAAAACAGGTATTAAAACTCGTAGCTGAGGGATATACACATAAAGAGATCGCAGATATGCTCGATATAAGTGTTAAAACCGTAATTGCCCACCAGACCAATATCTCAGAGAAACTTGACATCCATACCCGTGCAGGACTGATTAAGTTTGCTATTCAGAAGGGGATAATAAAGATAGAGACATAA
- a CDS encoding cache domain-containing protein — protein sequence MQKRIILSIILGMSIILIGLGVVSYYIVDKSIENSLDNRLALAHLIGNYIDNIIQGNLTRLYDISVSGGIDLEDNDFEPEKKALRTAYMYSIFTDGIFLLDRRGNAILTYPPRSPDSAVNISSILPVNRIIAEGRHIVSNIYTIEPTKRKVIFALVPLKDKNGRIVGIAGGEIDPTNPMLSQMLKAIDIGKSTFIEIIDSNGVIIASTNPLRVLTWCDHDKFFNTMINTKKTIVRTCHQCHSETDKRKSENILAFTPLETAPWGISIQQPREEVFAPTSKLKKTFFALGIIFISTAIALTIGMRKSIIKPIRSLIDATERIAKGDLSNSISPQGSDEIGTLSRSFETMRIQLAESLENIRRYSSELEMRVIERTEQIRYTQQQVENLLKKVISSQEEERKRIARELHDETLQLMSILLMKIDMCKLYFEHHPGSVKDKMKSTDRKILYLDREPPNMQRCFEEMKDIILEASDGIHNIVQNLRPSILDDLGIEASIRWLLDRHLGEKGINYFLNIEEIYEKRFDPVVEIILFRIIQEAIINIAKHSRAENVFVILKSYDNAVNVEIEDDGEGFDVRSMLRHTEERRGLGLLGMKERAALLNGRLEICSSTGSGTRISLKVPLEPLEV from the coding sequence TTGCAGAAAAGAATAATCCTGTCAATAATTTTAGGGATGTCAATAATATTGATAGGTCTGGGGGTGGTTAGTTATTATATCGTTGATAAGAGCATAGAGAATTCACTTGATAATAGACTGGCATTAGCCCATCTGATTGGCAATTATATAGATAACATAATACAGGGTAATCTTACCCGTCTCTATGATATCTCTGTTTCAGGTGGAATTGATCTTGAGGATAATGACTTTGAGCCTGAAAAAAAAGCCCTGCGCACAGCCTATATGTATTCCATTTTTACAGATGGAATCTTCCTCCTCGATAGAAGAGGAAATGCCATTTTAACCTATCCTCCGCGATCCCCTGATAGTGCCGTCAATATATCAAGCATTCTTCCTGTCAACAGGATTATTGCTGAAGGGAGGCATATTGTTTCAAATATCTATACAATAGAACCTACAAAGAGAAAGGTTATATTTGCTCTTGTGCCGTTAAAGGATAAGAATGGCAGGATTGTTGGAATAGCTGGAGGAGAAATCGATCCGACAAATCCCATGCTGAGTCAGATGCTAAAGGCAATCGATATTGGCAAAAGCACATTTATCGAGATTATTGATTCAAATGGTGTCATTATAGCTTCTACAAATCCATTGCGGGTTCTAACCTGGTGCGACCATGACAAATTCTTTAATACGATGATTAATACAAAGAAAACTATCGTCAGGACATGTCATCAGTGTCACTCTGAAACTGATAAAAGAAAATCTGAAAATATACTGGCATTTACTCCTCTTGAGACAGCACCATGGGGGATATCCATACAGCAACCACGGGAAGAGGTTTTTGCCCCGACCTCAAAGTTGAAGAAGACATTTTTTGCCCTTGGAATCATCTTTATCAGCACAGCAATCGCATTAACAATAGGGATGCGTAAAAGCATAATCAAGCCTATACGGAGTCTGATAGATGCAACTGAGCGGATCGCTAAAGGGGACCTGTCAAATTCTATCTCCCCGCAGGGTAGCGATGAAATTGGCACTCTGAGCAGAAGTTTTGAAACAATGCGCATACAGCTCGCAGAATCCTTGGAGAATATTAGGAGATATAGCTCAGAGCTTGAAATGCGTGTCATCGAAAGGACAGAGCAGATAAGATATACACAGCAGCAAGTGGAAAATCTGCTGAAAAAGGTCATCTCATCGCAGGAGGAAGAAAGGAAAAGGATAGCGAGGGAACTTCATGATGAAACGCTTCAATTAATGTCAATACTCTTGATGAAGATCGATATGTGTAAGCTCTATTTTGAGCACCATCCGGGTAGTGTAAAAGATAAAATGAAAAGTACTGATAGAAAGATACTATACTTAGATCGAGAGCCACCCAATATGCAAAGATGTTTTGAAGAAATGAAGGATATTATTTTAGAGGCATCGGACGGAATTCACAATATCGTCCAGAACCTGAGACCTTCGATCCTCGATGACCTAGGCATAGAGGCATCTATCAGATGGCTTCTTGACAGACACCTTGGAGAAAAAGGAATCAATTACTTCTTAAATATAGAGGAGATCTATGAAAAGAGATTTGACCCTGTAGTCGAGATAATCCTATTCAGGATAATACAGGAGGCAATTATAAATATTGCCAAGCACTCAAGGGCAGAAAATGTATTTGTTATTCTGAAGTCATACGATAATGCAGTCAATGTGGAAATAGAAGATGATGGAGAGGGTTTTGATGTTCGCTCTATGCTCAGACATACAGAAGAAAGAAGAGGGTTGGGGCTTTTAGGAATGAAGGAACGGGCAGCACTTTTAAATGGAAGATTAGAGATATGTTCATCTACAGGCAGTGGCACGAGGATATCGCTAAAGGTTCCATTAGAGCCATTAGAGGTTTAA
- a CDS encoding cytochrome b/b6 domain-containing protein, producing MEETRLGNVYIKRFRPHRIIEHWLNALCFAILVVTGLSQKFHDFELSHWIIINLGGIDMVRLIHRYTGLTFTILTLQHIIVASAGVIFKKWPASMIINTKDFQDAIDNLKFYFGLTNRPAICDRYDYKQKFEYWGVILGGLFMILSGLMLWFPTDVAKFLPSEFIPAAKALHTNEALLAFLVIVTWHIYNAIFSPEVFPLDTTIFTGKILRERMAHEHPLELARIEGVDIAEITGHRHEESHSSETAI from the coding sequence ATGGAGGAGACCAGATTAGGTAATGTATATATTAAAAGATTCAGACCCCATCGCATAATAGAACACTGGCTTAATGCCCTGTGCTTCGCTATACTGGTAGTAACAGGACTATCTCAGAAATTTCACGATTTTGAACTCTCTCACTGGATTATCATAAATCTTGGTGGTATTGATATGGTTAGACTGATTCACCGCTATACTGGATTGACCTTTACTATTCTTACCCTCCAGCACATTATTGTTGCATCTGCGGGTGTTATTTTTAAAAAATGGCCTGCATCAATGATTATCAACACAAAGGATTTCCAGGATGCAATAGACAATCTTAAATTTTACTTTGGATTGACAAACCGCCCTGCCATCTGTGACCGCTATGACTACAAACAGAAGTTTGAATACTGGGGTGTTATTTTAGGTGGACTCTTTATGATACTCTCAGGACTGATGCTCTGGTTTCCTACGGATGTTGCAAAATTTCTCCCATCAGAGTTTATACCAGCTGCAAAGGCTTTACATACAAATGAGGCATTACTTGCCTTTCTCGTTATTGTCACATGGCATATCTATAACGCTATATTCAGTCCCGAGGTATTCCCACTGGATACGACAATATTTACAGGAAAGATATTGAGAGAAAGAATGGCACATGAACATCCCTTAGAACTTGCACGTATTGAAGGAGTGGATATTGCCGAAATAACTGGACATCGCCATGAAGAATCCCATTCCTCCGAAACAGCCATCTAA